In the Fusobacterium perfoetens genome, one interval contains:
- a CDS encoding ABC transporter permease — MFLIKKIISSVLTLFLVSVISFTVLNVIPGDPVLSKLGVDATQEQVVALRKELGLDKSRYAAYGNWLEKSLHGDMGKSIRFSVPVNDLIKKRIDKTFKLSFLAMGITIGVGFPLGIISAVYNKGKGGKILSFFTMFGVSVPSFWSGLILMMIFGLYFKISLNSTNLILPAVTLSISMISVTAIYLKNIILEEFHKDYVRAAVAKGRNRNEVIITDILRNIMLPMLTIISELFIKILAGSIVVESLFNISGLGTLMVMAVENRDYPVVQALVLYSAVIVIGINLLTDILYSWIDPRVKIS, encoded by the coding sequence ATGTTTCTTATAAAAAAAATTATATCTTCAGTTCTTACTCTTTTTCTTGTATCAGTAATAAGCTTTACAGTTCTTAATGTGATACCAGGAGATCCTGTGTTATCAAAATTAGGGGTAGATGCTACTCAAGAACAAGTAGTTGCTCTTAGAAAAGAATTAGGGCTTGATAAGTCTAGATATGCAGCTTATGGAAATTGGCTGGAAAAAAGTCTTCATGGAGATATGGGTAAATCAATAAGATTTTCAGTTCCTGTAAATGATCTTATAAAAAAAAGAATAGATAAAACTTTTAAACTTTCTTTTTTGGCTATGGGAATTACTATAGGAGTTGGTTTTCCTCTTGGAATAATTTCAGCTGTTTATAATAAGGGGAAGGGAGGAAAGATTCTCTCATTTTTTACAATGTTTGGAGTGTCAGTTCCTTCATTTTGGAGTGGACTTATTTTAATGATGATATTTGGACTTTATTTCAAAATTTCTCTTAACAGTACAAATCTTATTCTTCCAGCAGTGACACTTTCAATATCAATGATATCTGTTACGGCTATTTATCTTAAAAATATTATTTTGGAAGAATTTCATAAAGATTATGTAAGAGCTGCTGTTGCAAAAGGGAGAAATAGAAACGAAGTAATAATAACAGATATTTTAAGAAATATTATGCTTCCTATGCTTACAATAATATCGGAACTTTTTATAAAAATATTAGCAGGGAGTATTGTTGTAGAAAGTTTATTTAATATTTCAGGACTAGGAACACTTATGGTTATGGCTGTAGAAAATAGAGATTATCCAGTAGTTCAGGCACTTGTTCTTTATAGTGCAGTTATAGTTATAGGAATAAATCTTCTAACAGATATTTTATATTCGTGGATAGATCCAAGAGTAAAGATATCATAA